One genomic window of Cannabis sativa cultivar Pink pepper isolate KNU-18-1 chromosome 2, ASM2916894v1, whole genome shotgun sequence includes the following:
- the LOC115719230 gene encoding alpha-crystallin domain-containing protein 22.3 isoform X1 encodes MASPPSFGKSRSESNNTERKNPQRTVLAVAPLNSMPYIGPPLPLSYSPPSTAPSPASENKNVERIGPAIIFLSSFTTKEDWENIMATNKIGVALTGSAAVGKIGPIIGLMDIGECEDSYLFRVSLPGVSRDEREFSCDIEPDGKVQIKGVTTTGEQIVCKNSQIFHMLTRNLCPPGHFSISFQLPGPVDEEQFSGSFGTDGMLEGIVKKSEDFT; translated from the exons ATGGCTTCTCCGCCCAG TTTTGGAAAGTCAAGGAGTGAAAGTAACAATACAGAACGAAAAAACCCACAAAGAACAGTTCTTGCCGTGGCACCTCTTAATAGTATGCCATATATTGGTCCACCGTTGCCACTTAGTTACAGTCCTCCATCAACAGCACCATCACCTGCAAGTGAGAATAAAAATGTGGAAAGGATTGGACCTGCCATTATATTTTTGTCTTCTTTCACAACAAAGGAGGACTGGGAGAATATTATGGCCACTAACAAAATTGGGGTTGCACTGACAGGAAGTGCTGCTGTCGGAAAAATTGGGCCAATTATAGGGTTAATGGACATTGGTGAATGTGAGGATTCTTACTTGTTTCGTGTTTCCCTTCCTGGAGTATCAAGGGATGAGA GAGAATTTAGTTGCGACATTGAACCTGATGGTAAAGTACAAATAAAGGGAGTGACCACTACTGGAGAGCAGATAGTGTGCAAGAACTCTCAAATCTTTCACATGCTGACACGGAACTTGTGCCCACCAGGACATTTCTCTATCTCCTTCCAGCTTCCTGGTCCAGTTGATGAGGAACAATTTTCTGGTTCTTTTGGGACTGATGGGATGTTGGAAGGCATTGTAAAGAAAAG TGAGGACTTCACATGA
- the LOC115719230 gene encoding alpha-crystallin domain-containing protein 22.3 isoform X2 yields the protein MASPPSFGKSRSESNNTERKNPQRTVLAVAPLNSMPYIGPPLPLSYSPPSTAPSPASENKNVERIGPAIIFLSSFTTKEDWENIMATNKIGVALTGSAAVGKIGPIIGLMDIGECEDSYLFRVSLPGVSRDEREFSCDIEPDGKVQIKGVTTTGEQIVCKNSQIFHMLTRNLCPPGHFSISFQLPGPVDEEQFSGSFGTDGMLEGIVKKR from the exons ATGGCTTCTCCGCCCAG TTTTGGAAAGTCAAGGAGTGAAAGTAACAATACAGAACGAAAAAACCCACAAAGAACAGTTCTTGCCGTGGCACCTCTTAATAGTATGCCATATATTGGTCCACCGTTGCCACTTAGTTACAGTCCTCCATCAACAGCACCATCACCTGCAAGTGAGAATAAAAATGTGGAAAGGATTGGACCTGCCATTATATTTTTGTCTTCTTTCACAACAAAGGAGGACTGGGAGAATATTATGGCCACTAACAAAATTGGGGTTGCACTGACAGGAAGTGCTGCTGTCGGAAAAATTGGGCCAATTATAGGGTTAATGGACATTGGTGAATGTGAGGATTCTTACTTGTTTCGTGTTTCCCTTCCTGGAGTATCAAGGGATGAGA GAGAATTTAGTTGCGACATTGAACCTGATGGTAAAGTACAAATAAAGGGAGTGACCACTACTGGAGAGCAGATAGTGTGCAAGAACTCTCAAATCTTTCACATGCTGACACGGAACTTGTGCCCACCAGGACATTTCTCTATCTCCTTCCAGCTTCCTGGTCCAGTTGATGAGGAACAATTTTCTGGTTCTTTTGGGACTGATGGGATGTTGGAAGGCATTGTAAAGAAAAGGTAA